From one Lolium rigidum isolate FL_2022 chromosome 4, APGP_CSIRO_Lrig_0.1, whole genome shotgun sequence genomic stretch:
- the LOC124648976 gene encoding protein MAEA homolog gives MDMAIDTPSPAPSAASPAPSAAAGRQTRAAESVRLEHQLVRVPLEVLRATARTNHRLAEKEIAAVLSSASSVAAPDAVDHLTSLVSRLHGLKRKMEEGARAEELQVQRCRARLDRLAAASAGDDGEWEDIRLKRILVDYMLRMSYYDTATKLAETSGIQDLVDIDVFLDAKRVIDSLQNKEIAPALAWCAENKSRLKKSKSKLEFLLRLQEFVELVRAKNFLPAIAYGRKYLAPWGCTHMKELQRVTASLVFRSNTNCVPYKVLFEQNQWDSLVDQFKQEFYKLYGMTLEPLLNIYLQAGLTALKTPFCFEGNCPKEDPLSLVGFRKLAEPLPFSKQHHSKLVCHITKELMDTENPPLVLPNGYVYSTKALDEMAKKNGGKITCPRSGAVYNYTELVKAYIS, from the exons atggacatggCCATCGACACGCCATCGCCGGCGCCCTCCGCCGCCTCCCCGGCGCCGtcagcggcggcggggcggcagaCGCGCGCGGCGGAGTCGGTGCGGCTGGAGCACCAGCTCGTGCGCGTGCCCCTCGAGGTCCTCCGGGCCACCGCGCGCACCAACCACCGCCTCGCCGAGAAGGAGATCGCCGCCGTCCTTTCCTCCGCCTCCTCGGTCGCCGCCCCCGACGCCGTCGACCACCTCACCTCCCTCGTCTCCCGCCTCCACGGACTCAAGCGCAAG ATGGAGGAAGGCGCGCGGGCGGAGGAGCTCCAGGTGCAGAGGTGCCGTGCTCGGCTGGACCGGCTGGCCGCCGCCagcgccggcgacgacggcgagtgGGAGGACATTCGGCTCAAGCGTATCCTTGTTGACTACATGCTCCGGATGTCCTACTATGATACTGCCACCAAGCTCGCCGAGACCTCTGGCATTCAG GATCTCGTTGATATTGATGTCTTCCTAGATGCAAAACGAGTAATTGATTCTCTTCAGAATAAGGAAATTGCCCCTGCTTTAGCTTGGTGTGCGGAAAACAAGTCTCGGTTAAAGAAATCAAAG AGTAAGCTCGAGTTTTTACTGAGACTTCAAGAATTTGTGGAGCTAGTCAGGGCTAAGAACTTCCTACCGGCTATAGCATATGGCCGGAAATACCTTGCTCCCTGGGGGTGTACACACATGAAAGAATTACAGCGTGTTACGGCAAGCCTTGTTTTTAGAAGCAATACAAACTGTGTTCCTTACAAG GTCTTGTTTGAGCAAAACCAGTGGGACTCTCTCGTGGACCAGTTCAAGCAAGAATTCTACAAATTATATGGCATGACACTAGAGCCACTGCTGAACATCTACCTGCAAGCAGGCCTGACAGCTTTGAAGACTCC ATTCTGCTTCGAGGGTAACTGCCCCAAGGAAGACCCATTGTCACTAGTTGGGTTCCGGAAACTCGCGGAGCCCCTGCCCTTCTCCAAGCAGCACCACTCGAAGCTCGTCTGCCACATAACCAAGGAACTCATGGACACCGAGAACCCGCCACTCGTCCTACCCAACGGCTACGTGTATAGCACCAAG GCTCTCGATGAGATGGCCAAGAAGAATGGGGGCAAGATCACGTGCCCCAGGTCGGGCGCCGTCTATAACTACACCGAACTCGTCAAGGCTTACATCTCATGA